A single genomic interval of Saccharothrix saharensis harbors:
- a CDS encoding helix-turn-helix transcriptional regulator, protein MPTELSPTARALRAMEILQARPGVTAGELADGLGVTERAVRRYVGILREAGIPVESTRGPYGGYRLGRGTRLPPVVFTEPEALSLVMAVLDSHADDVVDAALGKVIRALPENVGRQAAVLRAHASAAPDRNSARPDPATTSALVAAVAARRRAVISYRTDSGGEWESEVDPWAVVVRHGRWYLLCHSYRADAIRTYRIDRVRAVRQTAHGFEPPADLDPVAAVEQHLGTGWEFATRVVFHAPPEQVAPWIRPPMGRLEPLGAGCVLVGSTSNPAMYAQEWLASVPFGFRVDGGPELRAAVAAVAARFAAAVARP, encoded by the coding sequence GTGCCGACCGAACTCAGCCCCACCGCCCGAGCCCTGCGCGCCATGGAGATCCTCCAGGCACGTCCCGGCGTCACGGCCGGCGAGCTCGCCGACGGGCTGGGCGTCACGGAACGCGCGGTGCGCCGGTACGTCGGGATCCTGCGCGAGGCGGGCATCCCGGTCGAGTCGACCCGCGGCCCGTACGGCGGGTACCGGCTCGGGCGCGGCACCCGGCTGCCGCCGGTCGTGTTCACCGAGCCCGAGGCGCTGAGCCTGGTCATGGCGGTGCTCGACAGCCACGCCGACGACGTCGTGGACGCCGCCCTGGGCAAGGTCATCCGGGCGCTGCCCGAGAACGTCGGCAGGCAGGCCGCGGTGCTGCGGGCGCACGCGTCGGCCGCGCCCGACCGGAACTCCGCCCGCCCGGACCCCGCCACCACCAGCGCGCTCGTCGCGGCCGTCGCCGCCCGCCGCCGCGCGGTGATCTCCTACCGCACCGACTCCGGCGGCGAGTGGGAGTCCGAAGTGGACCCGTGGGCCGTGGTGGTCCGGCACGGGCGCTGGTACCTGCTGTGCCACTCGTACCGCGCGGACGCCATCCGCACCTACCGGATCGACCGGGTGCGCGCGGTGCGGCAGACGGCGCACGGGTTCGAGCCGCCCGCCGACCTCGACCCGGTCGCGGCCGTGGAGCAGCACCTCGGCACCGGCTGGGAGTTCGCCACCCGCGTGGTGTTCCACGCGCCGCCGGAGCAGGTCGCGCCGTGGATCCGGCCGCCGATGGGTCGCCTCGAACCGCTGGGCGCCGGGTGCGTGCTCGTCGGCAGCACCAGCAACCCGGCCATGTACGCGCAGGAATGGCTGGCTTCCGTGCCGTTCGGCTTCCGCGTGGACGGCGGGCCGGAGCTGCGGGCCGCCGTCGCGGCGGTCGCGGCGCGCTTCGCCGCCGCGGTGGCCCGACCCTGA
- a CDS encoding NAD(P)-dependent alcohol dehydrogenase, with protein MRAAVFDRYGPPEVLYEGVVPEPVVRPGHVLVRVHAASVNGGERWGRSGELKLLLGRRFPKRVGIDFAGEVVSGPGFAPGAHVWGGLPRGRFGSAAEYVAVHPRQLALSPAGLDLVRAAALPGVGTTAITALRDKARLRPGERLLVRAASGGVGSVAVQLGKAYGAHVTALTSSSTFDFVRELGADDVVDYRADPAGLGRYDVVLDAYGGTPGAYRRLLAPGGRMVAIAFRSAADVGYLLASAVFGPRRARFFSGNPKSALFADLTALVESGAIRPVVDTVHPLADIAEAHRALEAGGVRGKHVIRVIRGTG; from the coding sequence ATGCGCGCAGCGGTGTTCGACCGGTACGGGCCGCCGGAGGTCTTGTACGAGGGCGTCGTGCCCGAGCCGGTGGTCCGCCCGGGGCACGTGCTGGTGCGCGTGCACGCGGCCAGCGTCAACGGCGGCGAGCGGTGGGGCCGGTCCGGGGAGCTGAAGCTCCTGCTCGGCCGGCGGTTCCCCAAGCGGGTGGGGATCGACTTCGCGGGCGAGGTCGTGTCCGGACCCGGGTTCGCACCGGGCGCGCACGTGTGGGGCGGCCTGCCGCGCGGCCGGTTCGGCAGTGCCGCCGAGTACGTCGCCGTGCACCCGCGCCAACTCGCGCTCAGCCCCGCGGGGCTCGACCTGGTCCGCGCCGCCGCGCTGCCGGGCGTCGGCACGACCGCCATCACCGCGCTGCGCGACAAGGCACGGCTGCGCCCGGGCGAACGGCTCCTCGTGCGCGCTGCGAGCGGGGGAGTGGGCAGCGTCGCCGTCCAACTGGGCAAGGCCTACGGCGCGCACGTGACCGCGTTGACGAGCAGCAGCACGTTCGACTTCGTCCGCGAGCTGGGGGCGGACGACGTCGTCGACTACCGCGCCGATCCGGCCGGACTGGGACGGTACGACGTCGTCCTGGACGCCTACGGCGGCACGCCCGGCGCGTACCGCCGCCTGCTCGCGCCCGGTGGCCGCATGGTCGCCATCGCGTTCCGCTCCGCCGCGGACGTCGGTTACCTCCTGGCGTCCGCGGTGTTCGGCCCGCGCCGCGCCCGCTTCTTCAGCGGCAACCCCAAGTCCGCGTTGTTCGCCGACCTCACCGCGCTGGTCGAGAGCGGGGCGATCCGGCCCGTGGTCGACACCGTCCACCCGCTCGCCGACATCGCCGAGGCCCACCGCGCGCTGGAAGCCGGTGGCGTGCGGGGCAAGCACGTGATCCGGGTGATCAGAGGAACGGGCTGA
- a CDS encoding RDD family protein yields the protein MAAPGVARPTRLEVVRADAAHVLGSRAAARVEAFPDGTLHVRAGELRRALAWLVDFAVYLLLVGVGLVALTVPHGSGKIDDGGFALGAVAVLLLAAPLYGLCYGNGRALGAVVTGTRLVRLSTGGRIGFPAPWAMTVRTVLLPLLIASFVVGALASGSPPGSPSRTSIDDRSTRRLRAAGFRTLADRRVP from the coding sequence ATGGCCGCTCCCGGTGTCGCTCGGCCGACCAGGTTGGAGGTCGTCCGGGCCGACGCGGCGCACGTGCTCGGGTCACGGGCCGCCGCCCGCGTCGAGGCGTTCCCCGACGGCACGCTCCACGTCCGCGCCGGTGAGCTGCGCCGGGCGCTGGCGTGGCTGGTCGACTTCGCGGTGTACCTGCTCCTGGTCGGCGTCGGCCTGGTCGCCCTGACCGTGCCGCACGGCTCGGGGAAGATCGACGACGGCGGGTTCGCCCTGGGTGCCGTCGCGGTGCTGCTCCTGGCCGCCCCGCTGTACGGCCTGTGCTACGGCAACGGCCGCGCGCTGGGCGCGGTGGTCACCGGCACCCGGCTCGTGCGGCTGTCCACCGGCGGCCGGATCGGGTTCCCGGCGCCGTGGGCGATGACGGTCCGGACGGTGCTGCTGCCGTTGCTGATCGCCTCGTTCGTCGTCGGCGCGCTCGCCAGCGGCTCACCGCCCGGTTCCCCGTCGCGGACGAGCATCGACGACCGGAGCACCCGCCGACTCCGCGCCGCCGGCTTCCGCACGCTCGCCGATCGTCGCGTGCCCTGA
- a CDS encoding siderophore-interacting protein yields MAERSRGRSGRVVRTERIAPHMIRVVLGGEGLADFTVGPYTDSYVKLAFPLDDVLYPEPFDLGAIRATMPRHQWPRTRTYTVRRWDAEAGELWLDFVTHGDSGVAGPWAAKAQPGDVLHFAGPGGGYAPDPGVDWHLMAGDESAWPAIAAALEALPEGARAEVFVEVDGPEDEQPVRSAGRVDLRWLHRDGGPRGRRVVDAVAALAFPEGVVQVFVHGEANMVKDLRGHLKLDRGVPREQMSISGYWRIGADEDGWQSSKGEWNRRVEREQG; encoded by the coding sequence ATGGCCGAACGGTCCCGTGGCAGGAGCGGGCGCGTCGTGCGCACCGAGCGGATCGCGCCGCACATGATCCGCGTGGTGCTCGGTGGTGAAGGGCTCGCCGACTTCACCGTCGGTCCCTACACCGACAGCTACGTCAAGCTCGCCTTCCCGCTGGACGACGTGCTCTACCCCGAGCCGTTCGACCTCGGCGCGATCCGCGCGACGATGCCCCGCCACCAGTGGCCGCGCACCCGCACGTACACCGTGCGCAGGTGGGACGCCGAGGCGGGCGAGCTGTGGCTCGACTTCGTCACGCACGGCGACTCCGGCGTGGCCGGTCCGTGGGCGGCGAAGGCACAGCCGGGTGACGTGCTGCACTTCGCCGGCCCCGGCGGCGGGTACGCGCCGGACCCGGGCGTCGACTGGCACCTGATGGCGGGCGACGAGAGCGCGTGGCCCGCCATCGCGGCGGCGCTGGAGGCGTTGCCCGAGGGCGCGCGGGCGGAGGTGTTCGTCGAGGTCGACGGGCCGGAGGACGAGCAGCCCGTGCGGTCGGCGGGCCGGGTGGACCTGCGATGGCTGCACCGCGACGGCGGGCCGCGCGGGCGGCGCGTGGTGGACGCGGTGGCGGCGCTGGCGTTCCCGGAGGGCGTGGTCCAGGTGTTCGTGCACGGCGAAGCGAACATGGTCAAGGACCTGCGCGGGCACCTGAAGCTGGACCGGGGTGTGCCGCGCGAGCAGATGTCGATCTCCGGCTACTGGCGGATCGGCGCGGACGAGGACGGCTGGCAGTCGTCCAAGGGCGAGTGGAACCGACGGGTCGAGCGGGAGCAGGGGTAG
- a CDS encoding TetR/AcrR family transcriptional regulator, whose product MPAETTHLRADARQNRDRILDSAREAFAADGLDVSMTEIARRAGVGVATLYRRFPTKEALVREVFAEQLAACTGEVHRAAADPDPWRGFCRVVAELCEMQARDRGFSAAFLSAFPDAVPVDEMRARAEEAFSGLVERAKGVGALRPDFTVDDLMLVLMANNGLVTDSVDATVAASRRLVAYFLQAFQARAPLPPPVRLGLRDALG is encoded by the coding sequence GTGCCCGCTGAGACGACTCACCTGCGCGCGGACGCCCGGCAGAACCGCGACCGCATCCTCGACTCGGCGCGGGAGGCGTTCGCCGCCGACGGGCTGGACGTGTCGATGACCGAGATCGCCCGCCGGGCCGGGGTGGGGGTGGCAACCCTCTACCGCCGTTTCCCCACCAAGGAAGCGCTGGTCCGCGAGGTGTTCGCCGAGCAGTTGGCGGCCTGCACCGGCGAGGTGCACCGGGCCGCGGCGGACCCCGACCCGTGGCGCGGCTTCTGCCGCGTGGTGGCGGAGCTGTGCGAGATGCAGGCGCGGGACCGGGGGTTCAGCGCGGCGTTCCTGAGCGCGTTCCCCGACGCCGTGCCGGTGGACGAGATGCGCGCGCGGGCCGAGGAGGCGTTCAGCGGGCTGGTGGAGCGCGCCAAGGGCGTCGGGGCGCTGCGGCCGGATTTCACGGTCGACGACCTGATGCTCGTGCTGATGGCGAACAACGGCCTGGTCACCGACTCGGTGGACGCGACCGTGGCCGCCTCCCGCCGCCTGGTCGCCTACTTCCTGCAAGCGTTCCAGGCACGCGCCCCGCTGCCACCGCCGGTCCGGCTCGGCCTGCGCGACGCGCTCGGCTGA
- a CDS encoding acyl-CoA dehydrogenase family protein produces MTSDVLTAVAALEPRLRDAAARADGERRLADDTVAVLRDAGTFRATRPARFGGADASIRAHLDLSSAVAAIDGGAGWCTALWNGGNWITGLYPEQAQEDVWGAEPEALISGTLMPGGTVGRVAGGYRLSGSWNYASGIGHASWGLAAAPLEDGLGWLLVPRADFEVVDEWHVAGMRSTGSNRFVVRDALVPDHRVLRLERMVAGDNVTSATTPTHRAAFVASLVTMVSGPLLGLGRAAVAHVVDAAADKGIAYTGFDRQRDSSAFQLQVAEAAAAVDGAELHAYRAADALDRHAAEATYPPELLRARCRADASVAVRNVTRALETLMYAHGSRGFADASPLQRIWRDANVAARHGMLLPQVNLELYGAALVGAENTVSPFL; encoded by the coding sequence ATGACTTCCGACGTCCTGACCGCCGTCGCCGCCCTCGAACCGCGGCTGCGCGACGCCGCCGCACGGGCCGACGGGGAACGGCGGTTGGCCGACGACACCGTGGCGGTGTTGCGGGACGCGGGCACGTTCCGGGCCACCCGGCCCGCGCGGTTCGGCGGCGCGGACGCGTCGATCCGCGCGCACCTGGACCTGTCGTCGGCGGTGGCCGCGATCGACGGCGGCGCGGGCTGGTGCACGGCCCTGTGGAACGGCGGCAACTGGATCACCGGCCTGTACCCGGAGCAGGCGCAGGAGGACGTGTGGGGCGCCGAACCGGAAGCCCTGATCAGCGGCACGCTCATGCCCGGCGGCACGGTCGGGCGCGTGGCCGGCGGCTACCGGCTCAGCGGTTCGTGGAACTACGCCTCAGGCATCGGGCACGCGTCCTGGGGCCTGGCGGCGGCACCACTGGAGGACGGCCTGGGGTGGCTGCTGGTGCCGCGCGCGGACTTCGAGGTCGTGGACGAGTGGCACGTGGCCGGGATGCGGTCGACCGGCAGCAACCGCTTCGTGGTGCGGGACGCGCTGGTGCCCGACCACCGCGTGCTGCGGCTGGAGCGGATGGTGGCGGGTGACAACGTCACGTCCGCCACCACCCCCACGCACCGCGCCGCGTTCGTGGCTTCGCTGGTCACGATGGTCAGCGGGCCACTGCTGGGGCTGGGCCGCGCCGCGGTGGCGCACGTCGTCGACGCCGCCGCGGACAAGGGCATCGCCTACACCGGCTTCGACCGGCAACGCGACTCGTCCGCCTTCCAGCTCCAGGTCGCCGAGGCCGCCGCCGCGGTGGACGGCGCGGAACTGCACGCCTACCGCGCGGCGGACGCCCTGGACCGGCACGCGGCCGAGGCCACCTACCCACCGGAACTGCTGCGGGCCCGGTGCCGCGCGGACGCGTCGGTGGCCGTGCGGAACGTCACGCGCGCGCTGGAAACGCTGATGTACGCGCACGGTTCGCGGGGTTTCGCGGACGCGAGCCCGTTGCAGCGGATCTGGCGCGACGCCAACGTGGCCGCCCGCCACGGCATGCTGCTCCCCCAGGTCAACCTGGAGCTCTACGGCGCGGCCCTGGTGGGCGCGGAGAACACCGTCAGCCCGTTCCTCTGA
- a CDS encoding alpha/beta fold hydrolase encodes MVATAVAMASSVGAVPPATASPSSLSAFTPCKDAPRAWCATLTVPQRWDAPDATGSLHLTVVKRTATAAGAAYKGVLLVDQGGPNGMSADSLRESWYEQFTAPVRAAFDIVAVNQRENAVHCEPPQVSNTLPLAPDPGTFDDFVADNVRYAESCRPESLWTIDSLDRARDLDALRRGLGVDRVSYYGVSYGTVAGQALAELHPTTIRSMVLDSPQYPRLGTADYLVSAAAGIEDIAHGFAGWCQAHWATPPDRGSCRKLVRAIGAGGGITARRVLTHLRNLRAWAEAGKLYGINGGPVGPDDLTGLFSTMHLGKDDPQFLEGRANTLAQWRPRRREAPAPRAVDGLFQDTQTLLRCNDFFDRTITTYEQWQDLWQRGVDVAPIARTSSAHWTWMRACLGTDLGRWRPGPFPSGVPLLVTAMRYDSPTPHGWARRLATDASAPLITYNGFGHGAYDATLAHAAGRDCVARPVEEFLVDGLVPADTRCQGATAVPGA; translated from the coding sequence GTGGTGGCGACCGCGGTCGCCATGGCGTCCTCCGTCGGGGCCGTGCCCCCCGCGACAGCATCGCCGTCGTCGCTGTCGGCGTTCACGCCGTGCAAAGACGCGCCACGGGCGTGGTGCGCGACGCTGACCGTCCCGCAGCGGTGGGACGCGCCCGACGCGACGGGGTCGCTCCACCTCACCGTGGTGAAGCGGACCGCGACCGCCGCCGGCGCGGCGTACAAGGGAGTGCTGCTGGTCGACCAGGGCGGTCCGAACGGCATGTCGGCCGACAGCCTGCGCGAGTCGTGGTACGAGCAGTTCACCGCACCGGTGCGGGCTGCCTTCGACATCGTCGCGGTGAACCAGCGGGAGAACGCGGTCCACTGCGAACCCCCTCAGGTGAGCAACACCCTGCCGCTGGCGCCGGATCCCGGCACCTTCGACGACTTCGTCGCGGACAACGTCCGCTACGCCGAGAGCTGTCGTCCCGAGTCCCTGTGGACGATCGACTCGCTCGACCGGGCCCGCGACCTCGACGCCCTCCGCCGAGGGCTGGGCGTCGACCGGGTGAGCTACTACGGCGTCTCCTACGGGACCGTGGCCGGGCAGGCGCTCGCCGAGCTGCACCCGACGACCATCCGGTCCATGGTGCTCGACAGCCCGCAGTACCCGAGGCTGGGCACCGCGGACTACCTCGTCAGCGCCGCGGCGGGCATCGAGGACATCGCGCACGGGTTCGCGGGCTGGTGCCAGGCGCACTGGGCGACACCGCCGGACCGGGGGTCGTGCCGCAAGCTCGTCCGGGCGATCGGGGCGGGCGGCGGGATCACCGCCCGACGCGTGCTGACCCACCTGCGGAACCTGCGCGCGTGGGCCGAAGCGGGGAAGTTGTACGGCATCAACGGCGGACCCGTGGGTCCTGACGACCTGACGGGCCTGTTCTCCACGATGCACCTGGGCAAGGACGATCCGCAGTTCCTGGAGGGACGAGCGAACACCCTGGCGCAGTGGCGGCCGCGCCGTCGGGAGGCCCCCGCACCCCGTGCCGTCGACGGTCTCTTCCAGGACACCCAGACGCTGTTGCGCTGCAACGACTTCTTCGACCGGACCATCACCACCTACGAGCAGTGGCAGGATCTCTGGCAACGCGGCGTGGACGTCGCCCCCATCGCGCGGACGTCCTCCGCGCACTGGACGTGGATGCGGGCGTGCCTGGGCACCGACCTCGGCCGGTGGCGTCCCGGGCCGTTCCCCTCCGGTGTGCCGCTGCTGGTGACCGCGATGCGGTACGACAGCCCCACGCCCCACGGCTGGGCACGGCGGCTCGCGACCGACGCGTCCGCTCCCCTGATCACCTACAACGGGTTCGGGCACGGAGCTTACGACGCGACGCTCGCGCACGCGGCGGGCCGCGACTGCGTGGCTCGGCCGGTGGAGGAGTTCCTCGTCGACGGCCTCGTGCCGGCCGACACCCGGTGCCAAGGGGCGACGGCGGTGCCCGGCGCGTGA
- a CDS encoding chitinase: protein MSRRVLFARVGAVAALVVAAAAVGFAPAYAASVTATFTKTASWETGYTAQFSIKNGTSAALSGWKVEFDLPAGTTVGAYWDALQTNASGHHTFTHREYNGSVAPGATVTFGFNATGTASPVNCKINGASCAGAPTTTTTTTTTTTTTTTTTTTGPTTTTTTTPPVTGLPKRVLVGYLHASFANGSGYIRMKDVSDDWDIINLSFAEPTSATSGDLRFAQCPVAECPNVESEAEFIAGIRDKQAKGKKVLISIGGANGQVQLSTTAARDAFVRSASAIIDKYGLDGLDVDFEGHSLSLNANDTDFRAPTTPVIVNLIQALRTLKARYGAKFVLTMAPETFFVQVGYQHYGGSGGADPRAGAYLPVIHALRDDLTLLHVQHYNSGPIMGLDNQYHFMGGSDFHVSMADMVLAGFPVRGDATKVFPGLRQDQVAIGLPASVNAGNGFTSVAEVHKALDCLVKGANCGPYKPRATYPNLRGLMTWSVNWDRHNNFEFSRSHRAYLPR from the coding sequence ATGTCGCGAAGAGTCCTGTTCGCCAGGGTGGGGGCCGTCGCGGCGCTGGTGGTGGCAGCGGCGGCGGTCGGCTTCGCGCCCGCCTACGCCGCGTCGGTCACCGCGACGTTCACCAAGACGGCGAGCTGGGAGACCGGCTACACCGCGCAGTTCTCGATCAAGAACGGGACGAGCGCGGCCCTGTCCGGCTGGAAGGTCGAGTTCGACCTGCCCGCCGGGACGACCGTCGGCGCCTACTGGGACGCGTTGCAGACCAACGCGTCCGGGCACCACACGTTCACGCACCGCGAGTACAACGGCAGCGTCGCGCCCGGCGCCACGGTGACGTTCGGCTTCAACGCCACGGGCACCGCGAGCCCGGTCAACTGCAAGATCAACGGTGCGTCCTGCGCGGGTGCGCCGACGACGACGACCACCACCACCACCACGACTACGACCACCACGACGACCACGACCACCGGCCCGACGACCACGACCACCACCACGCCGCCCGTCACCGGGCTGCCCAAGCGGGTCCTGGTCGGCTACCTGCACGCCAGCTTCGCCAACGGCTCCGGCTACATCCGGATGAAGGACGTCTCCGACGACTGGGACATCATCAACCTCTCCTTCGCCGAACCGACCTCCGCCACCTCCGGCGACCTCCGCTTCGCCCAGTGCCCGGTGGCCGAGTGCCCGAACGTGGAGTCCGAGGCCGAGTTCATCGCGGGCATCCGCGACAAGCAGGCCAAGGGCAAGAAGGTGCTGATCTCCATCGGTGGCGCGAACGGCCAGGTGCAGCTGTCCACCACGGCCGCGCGCGACGCGTTCGTCCGCTCCGCCTCGGCGATCATCGACAAGTACGGCCTCGACGGCCTGGACGTCGACTTCGAGGGCCACTCGCTGTCGCTCAACGCCAACGACACCGACTTCCGCGCGCCCACCACGCCGGTGATCGTCAACCTGATCCAGGCGCTGCGGACGCTGAAGGCGCGCTACGGCGCGAAGTTCGTGCTCACCATGGCGCCGGAGACGTTCTTCGTCCAGGTCGGCTACCAGCACTACGGCGGCAGCGGCGGCGCGGACCCGCGGGCGGGCGCGTACCTGCCGGTGATCCACGCGCTGCGCGACGACCTGACCCTGCTGCACGTCCAGCACTACAACTCCGGGCCGATCATGGGCCTGGACAACCAGTACCACTTCATGGGGGGAAGTGACTTCCACGTCTCCATGGCGGACATGGTGCTGGCCGGGTTCCCCGTGCGCGGTGACGCGACGAAGGTGTTCCCGGGCCTGAGGCAGGACCAGGTGGCCATCGGCCTGCCCGCGAGCGTCAACGCGGGCAACGGCTTCACGTCCGTCGCCGAGGTGCACAAGGCGTTGGACTGCCTGGTGAAGGGCGCGAACTGCGGCCCGTACAAGCCGAGGGCCACCTACCCGAACCTGCGCGGCCTGATGACGTGGTCGGTCAACTGGGACCGCCACAACAACTTCGAGTTCTCCCGCTCCCACCGGGCCTACCTGCCCCGCTGA
- a CDS encoding L-threonylcarbamoyladenylate synthase, translating to MARYFDVHPVNPQRRSIDQAVELIRSDGLIAYPTDSCYALGCRLGNKAGLDRIRQIRHLDDRHHFTLMCRDFSQLGQFVHVDNAVFRAIKAATPGSYTFILPATTEVPRRLMHPKKKTVGARIPDHPVAQALLDRLGEPLLSSTLLLPDQEEPLVHGWDIKERLDHVIDAVLDAGDCGTEPTTVVDFSQGEPEIVRHGAGDPSRFE from the coding sequence ATGGCGAGGTACTTCGACGTGCACCCGGTCAACCCCCAGCGGAGGTCGATCGACCAGGCGGTGGAGCTGATCAGGTCGGACGGTTTGATCGCCTATCCGACCGACTCCTGCTACGCGCTGGGCTGCCGGCTCGGCAACAAGGCCGGACTGGACCGGATCAGGCAGATCAGGCACCTGGACGACCGGCACCACTTCACCCTCATGTGCCGCGACTTCTCCCAGCTCGGGCAGTTCGTGCACGTCGACAACGCGGTCTTCCGGGCCATCAAGGCGGCGACGCCGGGCAGCTACACGTTCATCCTCCCCGCGACCACCGAGGTGCCGCGCCGGCTGATGCACCCGAAGAAGAAGACCGTGGGTGCGCGCATCCCGGACCACCCGGTGGCCCAGGCCCTGCTCGACCGGCTCGGCGAGCCGCTGCTGTCCAGCACGCTGCTCCTGCCCGACCAGGAGGAACCGCTGGTGCACGGCTGGGACATCAAGGAGCGGCTGGACCACGTCATCGACGCGGTGCTGGACGCGGGCGACTGCGGCACCGAGCCGACGACCGTCGTGGACTTCTCGCAGGGCGAGCCGGAGATCGTCCGGCACGGCGCGGGCGACCCCTCCCGGTTCGAGTAG
- a CDS encoding methionine--tRNA ligase gives MPRYYVTTAIPYVNSRPHLGFALEVVQADVLARHHRLRGDRVRFLTGTDDNSLKNVLAAQAEGLPTAELVDRNAAAFAALRDPLALSTTDFIRTSRDARHRAGVERLWLACAHDLYREHYEGLYCVGCEQFYTPAELVGGRCPEHGVEPRPVAEENWFFRLSRYTDRLRELIAGGTVRIEPEVRRNEVLAFLDAGLRDFSVSRSRTRAHGWGIPVPGDPDQVVYVWWDALGNYITSLGYGGDGANHRRWWVGADRRVHVIGKGVIRFHAVYWLAMLLSAGEPLPTDILVHDYLTADGHKMSKSSGAVVDPVALVDRYGCDAVRWWLLRDVPRVGDADFTEARLVARANEDLANGLGNLVNRVTVMVHRYRAGKPPVAAPADDAEPLAAVCRDAPGLVHAAIGDFDFRRATAAVWRIVEEANRYVEQVRPWDLARAERGGDAEAGKRLDAAITSLLTACRVLARELTPFLPTLAARVSEQCVTLSGELPVPQPLFPRL, from the coding sequence ATGCCCCGCTACTACGTGACCACCGCCATCCCGTACGTGAACTCGCGGCCGCACCTGGGTTTCGCGCTGGAGGTCGTGCAGGCCGACGTGCTGGCCCGCCACCACCGGCTGCGCGGCGACCGGGTGCGGTTCCTGACCGGCACGGACGACAACTCGCTGAAGAACGTGCTCGCGGCACAGGCGGAAGGCCTGCCGACCGCCGAGCTGGTCGACCGCAACGCGGCGGCGTTCGCGGCGTTGCGCGACCCGCTGGCGCTGTCGACCACCGACTTCATCCGCACCAGCCGCGACGCCAGGCACCGCGCCGGCGTCGAACGGCTCTGGCTGGCTTGTGCGCACGACCTGTACCGCGAGCACTACGAAGGCCTGTACTGCGTGGGCTGCGAGCAGTTCTACACCCCCGCCGAGCTGGTGGGCGGCAGGTGCCCGGAGCACGGCGTCGAGCCGCGGCCGGTGGCCGAGGAGAACTGGTTCTTCCGGCTCTCCCGCTACACCGACCGGCTGCGGGAGCTGATCGCCGGCGGCACGGTCCGGATCGAGCCGGAGGTCCGCCGCAACGAGGTCCTCGCGTTCCTCGACGCAGGGCTGCGCGACTTCTCCGTGTCCCGCTCCCGCACCCGTGCGCACGGCTGGGGCATCCCGGTGCCGGGTGATCCGGACCAGGTCGTCTACGTGTGGTGGGACGCGCTGGGCAACTACATCACCAGCCTGGGCTACGGCGGCGACGGCGCGAACCACCGCCGCTGGTGGGTGGGGGCCGACCGGCGGGTGCACGTGATCGGCAAGGGCGTGATCCGGTTCCACGCCGTGTACTGGCTCGCGATGCTGCTGTCGGCGGGCGAGCCTTTGCCGACCGACATCCTGGTGCACGACTACCTCACCGCCGACGGCCACAAGATGAGCAAGTCGTCGGGCGCGGTGGTCGACCCGGTGGCGCTGGTCGACCGGTACGGCTGCGACGCGGTGCGGTGGTGGCTGCTGCGGGACGTGCCGCGCGTCGGCGACGCCGACTTCACCGAGGCGCGCCTGGTCGCCCGCGCCAACGAGGACCTGGCCAACGGGCTGGGCAACCTGGTCAACCGCGTCACGGTGATGGTCCACCGCTACCGCGCGGGCAAGCCGCCGGTGGCCGCGCCGGCCGATGACGCCGAGCCGTTGGCGGCGGTGTGCCGGGACGCGCCGGGCCTCGTGCACGCCGCCATCGGCGACTTCGACTTCCGACGGGCGACGGCGGCGGTCTGGCGGATCGTGGAGGAGGCCAACCGCTACGTGGAGCAGGTGCGGCCGTGGGACCTGGCCCGCGCCGAACGCGGCGGTGACGCCGAGGCGGGCAAGCGGCTGGACGCGGCCATCACCTCGCTGCTGACCGCGTGCCGCGTCCTGGCCCGCGAGCTGACGCCGTTCCTGCCGACCCTGGCCGCGCGCGTGTCCGAGCAGTGCGTGACGCTGTCGGGCGAGCTCCCCGTGCCGCAGCCCCTGTTCCCCCGGTTGTGA
- a CDS encoding DUF3072 domain-containing protein: MDRNPEKDPQDWTTGDEPMTGPQESYLRTLAQEAGEEVPGGLTKVEASQLIDRLQDKTGRGR; this comes from the coding sequence GTGGACCGCAATCCGGAGAAGGACCCTCAGGACTGGACCACCGGCGACGAGCCGATGACCGGGCCGCAGGAGTCCTACCTGCGCACGTTGGCGCAGGAGGCGGGCGAAGAGGTGCCGGGCGGGCTGACCAAGGTCGAGGCTTCCCAGCTGATCGACCGCTTGCAGGACAAGACCGGGCGCGGCCGGTGA